A genome region from Hyalangium gracile includes the following:
- a CDS encoding chemotaxis protein CheA — protein sequence MAMDMSRYLGLFVTEASEHLEALGRDLVQLEKEGGASAVDSMFRHAHSVKGMASSMGFEPIATLAHRVEDLVDAVRQDATRLNRELVDLLLSATDTLLSQVRTVAENKPPEEASTLLTQLAARVSAITGQAPAPTRVMKATALRNTPAPLPRPEPGVPPPASSGAPATSPRAEPSAPAGLGPPPGVAPGTPPPPPKATEVRLDAGPQARWAVKVRVVPTCQVPGVRAFLVHKRLSGLGAISELRPALEDLKAGRIPDGLIQCEVETSAGEQGIQGALRNVSEVELVSIKPVITTPPPVAVPAPSSEAPRASGEAAPRTVRVRTELLDYFLDTVGELMLATARLREVGKELPENVRPPLEEGVYRLHALVKDLHDKVMSARMTPLSLITDRLPRAARDIARKRGRDVDLVITGAEIELDRAILDDLADPMMHILRNCIDHGLESPEERAAAGKSPKGKVQVSVRRARDRVVIEIDDDGRGMNAEKLKSAAVARGSITAEAAARMGDREAFMLACLPGVSTAKDVSEISGRGVGMDAVKRVVENVGGTLEIDSEKGKGTRFTLRLPLTVAVVHLLLVEVGEEVFGLPIAKVVGAQEVDAEKLSRSRDTALLPHGNTLLPVHELDELVGLPAPARRGVRPFVVMEGDAGKVALAVDRLLGQEEVVLKPLSRPLDLLPGLSGVTILGSGRPVFILDVPRLLSA from the coding sequence ATGGCGATGGACATGTCCCGGTACCTCGGGCTCTTCGTCACCGAGGCCAGTGAGCACCTCGAGGCGCTCGGCAGGGACCTGGTCCAGCTCGAGAAGGAGGGCGGGGCCAGCGCCGTGGACTCGATGTTCCGCCACGCCCACTCCGTCAAGGGCATGGCCTCCTCCATGGGCTTCGAGCCCATCGCCACGCTCGCCCACCGCGTGGAGGACCTGGTGGACGCCGTCCGCCAGGACGCCACCCGGCTCAACCGCGAGCTGGTGGACCTGCTGCTGTCGGCCACGGACACCCTGCTGTCGCAGGTGCGCACGGTGGCGGAGAACAAGCCGCCGGAAGAGGCCAGCACGCTGCTGACCCAGCTGGCCGCCCGCGTGTCCGCCATCACCGGCCAGGCCCCCGCGCCCACGCGGGTGATGAAGGCCACGGCCCTGCGCAACACGCCCGCGCCCCTTCCTCGCCCCGAGCCCGGCGTTCCGCCGCCCGCCTCGAGCGGAGCGCCCGCCACGTCGCCGCGCGCCGAGCCTTCCGCTCCAGCAGGACTGGGGCCGCCTCCGGGGGTCGCGCCGGGGACTCCGCCACCGCCCCCCAAGGCCACGGAGGTCCGGCTGGACGCGGGCCCCCAGGCGCGCTGGGCCGTGAAGGTGCGCGTGGTGCCGACGTGCCAGGTGCCCGGCGTGCGGGCGTTCCTGGTGCACAAGCGGTTGTCCGGGCTGGGCGCCATCAGCGAGCTGCGGCCCGCGCTGGAGGACTTGAAGGCCGGGCGCATCCCGGACGGCCTCATCCAGTGCGAGGTGGAGACGTCGGCGGGCGAGCAGGGCATCCAGGGCGCGCTGCGCAACGTGTCCGAGGTGGAGCTGGTCTCCATCAAGCCCGTCATCACCACGCCGCCTCCGGTGGCGGTGCCGGCTCCGTCGTCCGAGGCTCCCCGCGCCAGTGGCGAGGCCGCGCCCCGGACGGTGCGCGTGCGCACCGAGCTGCTGGACTACTTTCTGGACACGGTGGGGGAGCTGATGCTCGCCACCGCGCGGCTGCGCGAGGTGGGCAAGGAGCTGCCGGAGAACGTGCGGCCTCCGCTGGAGGAGGGCGTCTACCGGCTCCACGCGCTGGTGAAGGACCTGCACGACAAGGTCATGTCGGCGCGCATGACGCCGCTGTCGCTCATCACGGACCGGCTGCCACGCGCGGCGCGGGACATCGCTCGCAAGCGCGGGCGCGACGTGGACCTGGTCATCACCGGCGCCGAGATTGAGCTCGACCGGGCCATCCTGGATGACCTGGCCGACCCGATGATGCACATCCTGCGCAACTGCATCGACCACGGGCTGGAGTCGCCCGAGGAGCGCGCCGCCGCGGGCAAGAGCCCCAAGGGCAAGGTCCAGGTGTCGGTGCGCCGCGCCAGGGACAGGGTCGTCATCGAGATCGACGACGACGGCCGGGGCATGAACGCGGAGAAGCTCAAGTCGGCCGCGGTGGCCCGAGGCTCCATCACCGCCGAGGCCGCGGCGCGCATGGGCGACCGCGAGGCCTTCATGCTCGCCTGCCTGCCGGGCGTGTCCACGGCCAAGGACGTGTCGGAGATCTCCGGCCGCGGTGTGGGCATGGACGCCGTGAAGCGTGTGGTGGAGAACGTTGGCGGCACGCTGGAGATCGACAGCGAGAAGGGCAAGGGCACGCGCTTCACGCTGCGTCTGCCCCTCACGGTGGCGGTGGTCCACCTGCTCCTGGTGGAGGTGGGAGAGGAGGTGTTCGGCCTGCCCATCGCCAAGGTGGTGGGCGCTCAGGAGGTCGACGCCGAGAAGCTCAGCCGCAGCCGGGACACGGCGCTACTGCCCCACGGCAATACGCTGCTGCCGGTGCACGAGCTGGATGAGCTGGTGGGCCTGCCCGCGCCAGCCAGACGCGGAGTGCGGCCTTTTGTGGTGATGGAGGGAGATGCGGGGAAGGTGGCTTTGGCGGTGGATCGCCTGCTGGGGCAGGAAGAAGTGGTGCTCAAGCCACTATCTCGGCCCTTGGACTTGCTACCGGGCCTTTCTGGGGTGACCATTCTGGGCAGTGGCCGTCCGGTCTTCATCCTGGACGTGCCGAGGTTACTGTCCGCGTGA
- a CDS encoding chemotaxis protein CheC — MNAPVPSEAQLDVLREVANIGCGHAVNALARLVGGKRVELSVPRVIVTTASEVAEQLGGEEVVTSVKLGIVGELRGLMLFVMPSRDSAALGKVLLGHVIGGVELESALSEAANIVASACLSAIGKLTRWRLLPTVPELRGGSAREVVGAALRDTEGQQTSKVVVLEARFSASSAPPVSGRMLLVLERDSSSALLHRLGV; from the coding sequence GTGAACGCTCCAGTTCCCAGCGAGGCTCAGCTCGACGTGCTGCGCGAAGTGGCCAACATTGGCTGCGGGCACGCGGTCAACGCGCTCGCGCGCCTGGTGGGCGGCAAGCGGGTCGAGCTGTCCGTGCCGCGGGTCATCGTCACCACGGCCTCCGAGGTGGCCGAGCAGCTGGGCGGGGAGGAGGTCGTCACCAGCGTGAAGCTGGGCATCGTGGGGGAGCTGCGCGGGCTGATGCTCTTCGTGATGCCCTCGCGCGACAGCGCGGCGCTGGGCAAGGTGCTGCTGGGGCACGTCATCGGTGGGGTGGAGCTGGAGAGCGCGCTCTCCGAGGCGGCGAACATCGTCGCCAGCGCGTGCCTGTCCGCCATTGGCAAGCTGACGCGGTGGAGGCTGCTGCCCACGGTGCCGGAGCTGCGTGGAGGCTCGGCCCGCGAGGTGGTGGGCGCCGCGCTGCGCGACACCGAGGGCCAGCAGACCAGCAAGGTGGTGGTGCTGGAGGCGCGCTTCTCCGCGTCCAGCGCGCCGCCGGTGTCGGGGCGGATGCTCCTGGTGCTGGAGCGGGACAGCTCCAGCGCGCTGCTCCACCGCCTGGGCGTGTAG
- the larB gene encoding nickel pincer cofactor biosynthesis protein LarB has protein sequence MDEKALAQLLNQVKGGKVSVDDAVHRLKDLPFAELGYATLDTHRSLRFGFPEVVLGEPKTVEQLLGIVGALVERKQTVLVTRLQPDKAEALLARFPKGEYHSVARIFHIKQGKRRAGTVAVVTAGTSDIPVAEEAALTAEAMGATVRRVYDVGVAGIHRLLRRREEIQECHAAVVVAGMEGALASALGGLVGIPVVAVPTSVGYGANFGGVSALLAMVNSCASNVAVVNIDNGFGGGFYATLISRTRGRR, from the coding sequence ATGGACGAGAAGGCGCTCGCGCAGCTGCTGAACCAGGTGAAGGGTGGCAAGGTCTCCGTGGACGACGCGGTCCACCGGCTGAAGGACTTGCCGTTCGCGGAGCTGGGCTATGCCACGCTGGACACGCACCGCTCGCTGCGGTTCGGCTTCCCGGAGGTGGTGCTGGGCGAGCCAAAGACGGTGGAGCAGCTGCTGGGCATCGTCGGCGCGCTGGTGGAGCGCAAGCAGACGGTGCTGGTGACGCGGCTGCAGCCGGACAAGGCCGAGGCGCTGCTGGCCCGCTTCCCGAAGGGCGAGTACCACTCGGTGGCGCGCATCTTCCACATCAAGCAGGGCAAGCGGCGGGCGGGCACCGTGGCCGTCGTCACCGCGGGCACCAGCGACATCCCCGTGGCCGAGGAGGCCGCGCTCACGGCCGAGGCCATGGGCGCCACGGTGCGGCGCGTGTACGACGTGGGCGTGGCGGGCATCCACCGGCTGCTGCGGCGGCGCGAGGAGATCCAGGAGTGCCACGCGGCGGTGGTGGTGGCGGGGATGGAGGGCGCGCTGGCGAGCGCCCTGGGCGGGCTGGTGGGCATCCCCGTGGTGGCGGTGCCCACGTCGGTGGGCTACGGGGCGAACTTCGGCGGCGTGTCCGCGCTGCTGGCGATGGTGAACTCCTGCGCGTCCAACGTCGCCGTGGTGAACATCGACAACGGCTTCGGCGGGGGCTTCTACGCGACGCTCATCTCCAGGACGCGGGGCCGGCGCTAG